One part of the Spiribacter salinus M19-40 genome encodes these proteins:
- a CDS encoding beta strand repeat-containing protein: MAKTFLNADETFIVANNGSEIVGGNGNETIQINSGITGLELDGNIEKVELNNLAAADVELRVNNSNQLEFVNDGNVVATATAGLNSAVDVAFSDGNATLTQTGGASYTLADPDDDTDSVTVDANNSQDGNAVGLGDETSSDDDGGGDTGNIFTLTTDADTLSPNASSTANQTSDDDDRFRAPEDGRLTTADFIDAGDGSDTLTAAVTNAANLVVAPELVSVEEWYVTPTTAAGEDVEISGANVTGLQQLWVQDAVDADTSDDADEEINLTNIGTDVTVGIEGGTVDNTDGNTIDVTVAFTGVAGASDSASVALKDAAADTVTVANIETLNVSETGSDATSDIETLVLDSAETVNVSSTGEGVTVDAVTAGNLETIDASASSSAVDLNVDGASANTTFTGGDGDDVIDFGTTNIFDADDSVSGGEGADTLGIDDEEAATTEAYTNISGFEVLRVNTATTAGDTINLAHWGGITDVTFAAAAAATTTVENLTSGATVALADTSGVDLDLETNGDSDTLNLDLNGGGVTYTVDAANVENLNVNTDGATGTSTLALTNAQLETISLSQTAATDQAVDLGTLGTVVETVDLSGFDADTQTNGVTVALSATAVNGVTVTGSSNDDTITASSEVDTINAGVGADAITVGGAQDTFDVGDDDDVDNITVGDTDLTNANQFTVKNFNATGTGVDTLSIDEATNLDTNGGGDITDGLGAGELQSVTTSATAYTIAAAEAAIEFAFEFDSEVDLDTASKSDILGAIGAADDGTDSSTTAGTITADNAADAVLMIAYQDGNAYLFEGDAGTGDTAIGDDTGGNDDISLVGVLEDVEVGALSDANFA, translated from the coding sequence ATGGCTAAGACATTCCTCAACGCCGACGAAACGTTCATCGTTGCCAATAACGGCAGCGAAATCGTAGGCGGAAACGGTAACGAGACCATCCAAATCAATTCGGGCATCACCGGCCTCGAGCTCGATGGCAACATTGAGAAGGTCGAACTCAACAATTTAGCAGCCGCTGACGTTGAGCTTCGTGTGAACAACAGCAACCAGCTGGAGTTTGTGAACGATGGCAACGTGGTTGCGACCGCTACGGCTGGGCTTAACTCGGCCGTTGATGTTGCTTTCAGTGATGGCAATGCAACGCTGACACAGACGGGTGGAGCGAGCTACACCCTCGCCGATCCGGACGACGACACCGATTCTGTGACGGTTGATGCCAATAACTCGCAGGACGGCAACGCGGTCGGCCTCGGTGACGAAACGTCCTCCGACGATGACGGTGGTGGCGACACCGGGAACATCTTCACGCTCACTACTGATGCGGACACCCTGTCGCCTAATGCTTCATCCACCGCAAATCAGACGAGTGACGATGACGACAGATTCCGTGCGCCAGAGGATGGCCGGTTGACTACTGCGGATTTCATTGACGCAGGGGATGGGTCTGACACGCTTACCGCAGCGGTCACAAATGCCGCTAACCTGGTGGTTGCGCCGGAGCTAGTGTCGGTCGAAGAGTGGTATGTCACCCCGACCACAGCCGCTGGTGAGGATGTGGAAATTTCCGGCGCTAATGTAACCGGGCTGCAGCAGCTCTGGGTGCAGGATGCCGTCGACGCTGACACTAGCGATGACGCCGACGAAGAAATCAACCTCACTAATATCGGCACGGATGTGACCGTCGGCATCGAAGGTGGAACGGTTGACAACACAGATGGCAACACCATTGACGTGACCGTAGCATTCACTGGCGTGGCGGGCGCATCTGACTCTGCTTCGGTAGCGTTGAAGGATGCGGCGGCAGACACAGTGACGGTTGCTAATATCGAGACCTTGAATGTCTCCGAGACGGGTTCCGATGCTACGAGCGATATCGAGACCCTCGTTCTCGATAGCGCGGAAACCGTGAATGTCAGCTCCACTGGTGAGGGCGTAACCGTGGACGCAGTCACAGCCGGCAATCTGGAGACAATCGACGCATCGGCTTCCAGTAGTGCGGTTGATTTAAACGTGGACGGAGCCAGCGCCAACACGACATTCACCGGTGGTGACGGCGACGATGTCATCGACTTTGGAACCACCAATATTTTCGATGCTGACGACAGCGTTAGCGGTGGCGAGGGTGCTGACACTCTTGGCATTGATGACGAAGAGGCTGCCACAACCGAGGCTTACACCAACATCTCTGGCTTTGAGGTGCTTCGGGTTAACACCGCTACTACTGCGGGAGACACCATTAACTTGGCGCATTGGGGTGGAATCACTGATGTTACCTTCGCTGCTGCCGCTGCTGCTACAACGACGGTTGAGAACCTGACCTCAGGTGCGACGGTCGCTCTTGCAGATACGTCTGGCGTTGATCTCGACCTTGAGACAAACGGTGACAGTGACACGTTGAACCTCGATTTGAATGGTGGAGGTGTGACGTACACGGTCGATGCCGCAAACGTCGAAAACCTCAACGTCAACACCGATGGCGCAACCGGGACTTCAACCCTTGCCCTGACTAATGCGCAGCTAGAGACAATTAGTCTGTCTCAGACAGCCGCTACGGATCAGGCTGTTGATCTTGGCACGCTTGGAACAGTAGTGGAGACGGTTGATCTGTCCGGCTTCGATGCCGATACCCAGACAAACGGTGTAACGGTGGCTTTGAGTGCTACTGCTGTGAACGGGGTTACCGTGACCGGTTCGTCAAATGACGACACGATCACGGCGAGTTCCGAGGTTGATACCATCAACGCCGGGGTAGGCGCTGACGCCATCACGGTTGGTGGTGCGCAGGATACCTTCGATGTTGGAGACGACGACGACGTCGACAATATCACCGTTGGCGATACGGATCTGACGAACGCCAATCAGTTCACGGTGAAGAACTTCAACGCAACCGGTACAGGCGTTGATACGTTGTCAATTGATGAGGCTACTAACCTTGACACTAATGGCGGTGGCGATATTACTGACGGTCTTGGGGCTGGGGAACTCCAGTCAGTGACGACTTCAGCAACTGCCTACACCATCGCAGCCGCCGAGGCAGCCATAGAGTTCGCCTTCGAGTTCGACAGCGAAGTTGACCTCGATACGGCTAGCAAGAGTGACATCCTCGGCGCAATCGGCGCGGCGGATGACGGCACGGATTCGTCTACGACCGCGGGCACCATCACTGCTGACAATGCCGCTGACGCAGTGCTCATGATTGCGTATCAGGACGGCAATGCTTATCTCTTTGAAGGAGATGCTGGTACGGGTGACACTGCCATCGGTGACGATACAGGCGGCAACGATGACATCTCCCTGGTGGGTGTTCTTGAAGATGTCGAAGTTGGGGCGCTGTCCGACGCTAACTTCGCCTAA
- a CDS encoding integrase core domain-containing protein, producing MTAILKAYGFKPGPKGGLPPREREPGWLTTLYNQHVMALDFKVTRDLHGRAIYILNIIDHGRRALHWSRATYDPGSQWVAQQLRNAFMDLDDLPEAIVMDRDSTLAPIAKWILPRMNIKAIRIGYKCPWQNGVVERFHRTLNEELLRYVQPLNDRHMNRLLKEFREYYNTARPHMSNEAEPPIRPEDADNLACNDPDFFKQPRKLVRKTWLGGLHSSYRWAS from the coding sequence GTGACGGCGATCCTCAAAGCCTATGGGTTTAAGCCTGGCCCAAAGGGCGGGCTGCCCCCGCGGGAGCGTGAACCTGGCTGGCTCACCACCCTCTACAACCAGCATGTAATGGCATTGGATTTCAAAGTGACTCGCGACCTTCATGGACGCGCGATCTACATCCTCAACATCATCGATCACGGCCGACGCGCCCTGCATTGGAGTCGCGCGACCTACGACCCCGGCAGCCAGTGGGTTGCCCAGCAGCTGCGTAATGCCTTTATGGATCTGGATGACTTACCCGAAGCGATTGTGATGGATCGAGACAGCACCCTCGCGCCAATCGCCAAATGGATATTGCCCCGGATGAATATAAAGGCCATCCGCATTGGCTATAAGTGCCCCTGGCAGAACGGGGTCGTGGAACGCTTCCACCGCACGCTTAACGAAGAGCTTCTGCGGTATGTGCAACCCCTTAATGACCGACACATGAATCGGCTACTCAAGGAGTTCCGGGAGTACTACAACACCGCCCGACCACACATGAGCAATGAAGCCGAGCCACCAATACGCCCTGAAGACGCAGATAATCTGGCCTGTAACGACCCAGATTTCTTTAAGCAACCCAGGAAACTTGTTCGGAAGACATGGCTCGGCGGCCTGCACTCAAGCTATCGCTGGGCGTCTTGA